The following coding sequences are from one Parabacteroides pacaensis window:
- a CDS encoding RagB/SusD family nutrient uptake outer membrane protein encodes MKKIFIHIIQLVACCILIFNLTSCADDGSGLLDKAESGELNEDRVFSNAGYTGQFLTDIYRRMPNGWLENVYLDATTDIGESRPWWGWVNTVHTGAYNAADIPGRLNRWADYYAAIRACNKFLEHIDDVPADPEATILGSILNDSIREQRKYEAVCLRAYFYSELVRCYGGVPLITKTLDINSPELYTSRATLQEMKDFIVEECDKAAAHLVSRQTGMDYPRMTSTIAKGIKARFLLHLASPLFNNNVDALGNATTSDMPYSWGSYDKQHWKDAADAAMEVLTNDSYYKLVVKTENSNYFPQASYPGSWKAMGWFNVFVTDYNTEVFIANPYKGNTNELEKWQLPGSFNTGGDAAYTLPTYNYAAIFETQEGIPVYKTDDYGVPLVDANGGFEINPASGFDPQKPYDNRDSRFYHSLYYEGAKFSNLTIHVWRSEDGRKGSEYQVGYANTGLFLRKFLNPKAITRNNSGIQGTTSHRYPLMRYVEFILAYAEAQNEYLDDGADRSAVIEQLDKIRQRADMPDVRTTFQRNGWSITNKKQMRKFIRNERTIELAFEDNRFYDVRRWKIGEETQKTIYAHDVILNNDGSITYKIIPWERRLFQAKDHLLPIPQGEINNNENLVQNPGW; translated from the coding sequence ATGAAAAAGATATTCATTCATATAATTCAATTGGTAGCTTGTTGCATTCTCATTTTTAATCTGACATCTTGTGCAGACGATGGTTCCGGGTTATTGGATAAAGCGGAATCCGGGGAATTGAATGAGGATCGTGTTTTTAGCAATGCCGGTTACACCGGACAGTTCCTTACGGATATCTATAGAAGGATGCCTAACGGATGGCTCGAAAATGTATATCTGGATGCAACAACAGATATTGGTGAATCCCGCCCTTGGTGGGGATGGGTGAACACGGTTCACACAGGAGCTTATAACGCTGCGGATATTCCGGGCCGGTTAAATCGATGGGCGGATTATTATGCGGCTATTCGTGCATGTAATAAATTCCTGGAACATATAGACGATGTTCCTGCGGATCCGGAGGCTACTATATTAGGGTCTATCTTAAATGATTCTATCCGGGAACAACGGAAATATGAGGCGGTCTGTTTAAGAGCTTACTTTTATTCTGAATTGGTAAGATGTTACGGAGGGGTTCCTCTGATAACTAAAACGTTGGATATTAATTCGCCTGAACTTTACACTTCCAGGGCTACTTTACAAGAAATGAAGGATTTTATTGTGGAAGAATGCGATAAAGCGGCAGCTCACTTGGTATCCAGACAAACCGGTATGGACTATCCGAGAATGACCAGCACGATTGCAAAAGGTATAAAAGCCCGTTTTCTGCTTCATCTGGCGAGCCCTTTATTCAATAATAATGTGGATGCTTTAGGGAACGCGACTACTTCCGATATGCCTTACAGTTGGGGAAGCTACGATAAACAACATTGGAAAGATGCGGCTGACGCGGCAATGGAGGTCCTGACCAATGACTCTTATTATAAATTAGTGGTTAAAACGGAAAACAGTAATTACTTTCCTCAAGCTTCTTATCCGGGTTCCTGGAAAGCTATGGGATGGTTTAATGTTTTTGTAACCGATTATAATACGGAAGTTTTCATCGCGAATCCTTATAAAGGGAATACGAATGAATTGGAAAAATGGCAGCTTCCCGGTTCGTTTAATACGGGAGGAGATGCGGCTTACACGCTTCCGACTTATAATTATGCGGCTATTTTTGAAACACAAGAGGGGATTCCTGTTTATAAAACCGATGATTATGGGGTTCCTTTAGTGGATGCTAACGGTGGGTTTGAAATTAATCCGGCCTCCGGTTTTGACCCGCAAAAGCCATACGATAATCGTGATTCCCGTTTTTACCATTCTCTTTATTATGAGGGTGCTAAATTCTCAAATCTTACCATTCATGTTTGGCGTTCTGAAGACGGTCGGAAAGGTTCTGAGTATCAGGTCGGATATGCCAACACCGGATTATTCTTGCGTAAGTTTTTAAATCCGAAAGCGATTACACGTAATAATTCCGGGATACAAGGAACTACCAGCCATCGTTATCCTTTGATGCGTTATGTGGAATTTATATTGGCTTATGCAGAAGCTCAAAATGAATATCTGGATGACGGAGCAGATCGTTCCGCCGTAATCGAGCAATTGGATAAAATCAGGCAGAGAGCCGATATGCCGGACGTCCGTACTACTTTTCAACGGAATGGCTGGAGTATCACCAACAAAAAACAGATGCGTAAATTTATCCGAAATGAAAGAACAATCGAATTGGCGTTCGAAGATAATCGTTTCTATGATGTCCGAAGATGGAAAATCGGTGAAGAGACACAGAAAACGATTTATGCCCATGATGTTATATTGAATAACGACGGATCAATTACCTATAAAATAATACCGTGGGAAAGGCGTTTGTTCCAAGCTAAAGACCATTTGTTGCCTATTCCTCAGGGAGAAATAAATAATAATGAAAACCTGGTACAAAATCCGGGTTGGTAA
- a CDS encoding SusC/RagA family TonB-linked outer membrane protein has product MKNKILFIIILLSAIAISGWAQTKTITGVVVDELNQPVYGANVVEDKTTNGVSTDIEGKFQLDLIGKSNYFTISYIGYKSLHIKIDSTPFYELKLEVDATQLEDVVIVGYGTQKKASVVGAITQVKSEDLQQASVANLSNAIAGRVAGVITVMGSGKPGSDDSKIYIRGQATTNSTDPLVLVDGIERDWKQMDPEDIESFSVLKDASATAVYGVRGANGVILITTKRGKIGKPTFNISVQSAIRQPIRTPKYLNSYGYATLMNEALTNDGKPKEYTDEDLQHYLLHDSPYTHPDNDYYNDFIRKAAMQHKINVSTSGGNDFMKYFISANISLQEGLYKHFENQDYNTDTQYDRYTFRSNLDFNVTKNLSIGVDLTGRLELRKQPNFDADIFDKIRRLPPNWQPYVNPDGSIGGRSDETRLAPFALVTLYGNRRRNKNVLEGAFKLNEKMDYVTKGLSFRALVGYNSAFESKRDISTKPELYQYDRFGVYTKNRDRQDISISTGKGPGNRRISFEAALNYSRTFNDHAVTAMVLYQQIQNYDQWNIPTGYLGWVGRATYGFKQRYLFEVNAGYNGSMQFSKDHRYGFFPAVSLGWVVSEESFLKDNKFLSYLKLRGSYGEIGNDKIGNFKYLYEQVYKQVKDNQKYHWNWGQTYTGLNAADKRGLIEGQLGNDKVGWERARKMNIGFDAKFFDNKLSLTADYFHENRTDILAIPYSIPLVLGMNKPQSSERDDYQGLPPQNIGKVVNKGVDFEVAYNGTVGKVNYFIKGNMTFAHNKIIRIDEEGKKYDWQKREGKRLGQHFGYTDIGLYQKEDFVLDPNGDLSLVGGFPVLKDGIPVPTMGVVYPGDCKYKDLNGDGIINSYDIGAIGKGSVPEINYGITLGVDWNNFDVNVLFQGAGNADIYFNEDAIWEFRANGKVMEHHLGRYNPGDPASWQTATYPRLHASDNSNNHVKSTRWLYSRNYFRLKNLEIGYSLPTSFLSKIHIKKLRVFANGTNLMTIDHVMNWDPESPSSDGNQYPQTRNWNIGINVNF; this is encoded by the coding sequence ATGAAAAATAAAATATTGTTCATTATCATTTTATTGTCTGCAATTGCTATTTCCGGATGGGCACAAACAAAAACAATTACCGGGGTAGTTGTCGATGAATTGAATCAACCCGTATACGGAGCAAATGTAGTGGAAGATAAAACGACGAATGGAGTTTCCACGGATATAGAAGGCAAATTCCAATTAGATTTGATAGGAAAAAGTAATTATTTCACTATTTCTTATATCGGATACAAGTCTTTACATATAAAAATAGACTCTACACCTTTCTATGAGTTGAAATTAGAAGTGGATGCCACTCAACTGGAAGATGTTGTAATTGTAGGATACGGTACACAGAAGAAAGCCAGTGTGGTAGGTGCGATCACTCAAGTGAAATCGGAAGATTTACAGCAGGCCTCTGTTGCTAATTTATCCAATGCTATAGCGGGTCGTGTGGCAGGCGTGATTACGGTTATGGGAAGCGGTAAGCCGGGTTCCGATGATTCTAAAATTTATATTCGCGGGCAGGCAACCACCAATTCTACCGACCCATTAGTATTGGTAGACGGTATCGAGCGCGATTGGAAACAAATGGATCCGGAAGACATTGAAAGTTTTTCCGTCTTAAAAGATGCTTCGGCAACTGCCGTATACGGGGTACGGGGAGCCAATGGTGTCATCTTAATTACGACAAAACGAGGAAAGATAGGAAAACCCACTTTTAATATTTCGGTACAAAGTGCCATCCGGCAACCGATCCGTACTCCCAAGTACCTTAATTCATACGGGTATGCAACCTTAATGAACGAAGCATTGACCAACGACGGTAAACCTAAAGAGTACACGGATGAAGATTTGCAACACTATCTGTTGCATGATTCTCCTTATACCCATCCGGATAATGATTACTACAACGATTTTATCCGTAAGGCAGCGATGCAGCATAAAATTAATGTCAGTACTTCCGGAGGAAATGATTTTATGAAATATTTTATTTCGGCCAACATTTCCTTACAAGAGGGTTTGTATAAACATTTTGAGAATCAGGATTATAATACGGATACTCAATATGATCGGTATACATTCCGCTCCAATTTGGATTTTAATGTCACCAAGAATCTTTCTATCGGTGTAGATTTGACCGGTCGTCTGGAATTAAGAAAACAGCCGAACTTTGATGCCGATATTTTTGATAAAATCCGTCGTCTTCCTCCCAATTGGCAGCCTTATGTCAATCCGGACGGTTCCATTGGTGGCCGTTCCGACGAGACCCGGTTGGCCCCGTTTGCCTTAGTAACCTTATACGGGAATCGAAGAAGAAATAAGAATGTGTTGGAAGGAGCTTTCAAATTGAACGAAAAGATGGATTATGTTACAAAAGGTTTGTCTTTTAGAGCTTTAGTGGGTTATAACAGTGCCTTTGAATCCAAAAGGGATATATCTACTAAACCGGAACTATACCAATATGACCGTTTCGGGGTCTATACAAAAAACCGGGACCGGCAGGATATATCTATTTCAACCGGAAAAGGACCGGGGAACCGGCGTATTTCTTTCGAGGCCGCGCTTAATTATTCCCGTACATTCAACGATCATGCAGTGACAGCCATGGTTCTTTACCAACAGATCCAGAACTATGACCAATGGAATATTCCTACAGGGTATTTGGGATGGGTAGGACGTGCCACGTATGGTTTTAAACAACGTTATTTATTCGAAGTGAATGCCGGTTATAATGGCTCCATGCAATTTTCAAAAGATCACCGCTATGGTTTTTTCCCGGCTGTCTCGTTAGGATGGGTTGTTTCGGAAGAATCCTTTTTAAAAGATAATAAATTCCTTTCTTATTTGAAATTGCGGGGTTCCTACGGAGAAATCGGAAATGATAAGATCGGTAATTTTAAATATTTATATGAACAAGTTTACAAACAAGTAAAAGACAACCAAAAATATCATTGGAACTGGGGACAAACCTATACTGGCTTGAATGCTGCCGATAAACGCGGATTAATCGAGGGACAATTAGGTAATGATAAAGTGGGCTGGGAACGTGCCCGCAAGATGAATATCGGATTCGATGCCAAATTCTTTGACAACAAATTATCATTGACTGCCGATTATTTTCATGAAAATCGAACGGACATCTTGGCGATTCCTTATTCCATCCCTTTGGTTTTAGGAATGAATAAGCCACAGTCCAGCGAACGTGACGATTATCAAGGGTTGCCTCCTCAAAACATAGGGAAGGTCGTTAATAAAGGAGTCGATTTTGAAGTGGCTTATAACGGAACGGTGGGAAAAGTTAATTATTTCATCAAAGGAAATATGACATTTGCCCATAATAAAATAATCCGTATCGATGAAGAAGGAAAAAAGTACGATTGGCAAAAGCGGGAAGGTAAACGTTTAGGACAACATTTCGGATATACGGATATCGGATTATACCAAAAGGAAGATTTTGTTTTAGACCCGAATGGTGATCTATCGTTGGTAGGAGGTTTCCCTGTCTTGAAGGATGGAATACCCGTTCCGACCATGGGAGTTGTGTATCCCGGGGATTGTAAATATAAAGATTTGAATGGGGATGGTATTATTAATAGTTACGATATAGGAGCCATAGGAAAAGGTTCTGTTCCTGAAATAAACTATGGTATCACATTGGGAGTGGATTGGAATAACTTCGATGTGAATGTCTTATTCCAAGGAGCGGGGAATGCCGACATCTATTTCAATGAAGATGCGATATGGGAATTCAGAGCAAATGGTAAAGTAATGGAACATCATTTGGGACGGTATAATCCGGGAGATCCTGCAAGCTGGCAAACTGCAACTTACCCCAGATTACATGCTTCGGATAATTCCAATAACCATGTTAAATCGACTCGTTGGCTTTACTCGAGAAATTATTTCCGTTTGAAAAATCTGGAAATAGGATACAGTCTTCCTACTTCCTTCTTGAGCAAAATACATATAAAAAAGCTGCGGGTGTTTGCTAACGGGACGAATTTAATGACAATCGACCACGTAATGAACTGGGATCCGGAATCACCCTCTAGTGATGGGAATCAATATCCTCAGACAAGAAATTGGAATATCGGTATTAATGTTAATTTCTAA